ATCAAGCACGGCAGGGGGCAGAGCATTTTTCTTCGCCATAGTCCGATTTCCTCGGCCTCAGGCGCACAAAAGTCATGACACAAATCCTGACGCAAGACATGTCCAACCGTGGATGGGCCAGCCTGAATTAGTCTGGCCTTATATCTATCGGACTTAGGATGATCTCGCGCGCCTGATACGGGGCAAGAGAATTCAATAGGCTTGGAAGCGTGCATCCCGAATAACAGTATCTATGTTTTCCAGATGCTTCGTCTTCTCGGCGTCACTCAGGAACGCTCCTTTGAAAGAGTTGCGAACCAGTTGTATCAAGGCTTCGCGGGTCAAAACGCCCGCTGCATCCAGAGCGTAAAAGTTCTGGTTGATATACCCGCCGAAATAGGCCGGATCGTCGGAATTGATGGTGGCGGTCAGCCCGGCGTCCAGCATAGCGGGGATGGGGTGCTTCGCCATGTCATCCACCACGCAAAGCTTGAGGTTGGAGAGCGGGCACACCGTCAGCGCCATGCCCTCATCAGCCAGACGGCTGACCAGAGCGGGATCTTCCATGGCGCGGTTGCCATGGTCCAGCCGGTCCACCTTCAGCAGGTCCAGCGCTTCGTGGACATAGGCGGGCGGGCCTTCCTCCCCGGCATGGGCGACGCGTTTCAGGCCCAGCTTCCCGGCGCGCTCGAAAACGCGGATGAATTTGGCGGGCGGGTGGCCCACTTCGGAGGAATCGAGGCCAACGCCCAGCAGGCGGTCGATCCATGGCTCGGCACGGGCGAGGGTTTCCAGCGCGGCCTCTTCGCTCAGATGGCGCAGGAAGCACAGGATCAGGCCGGAGGTGATGCCGTAGCGGCCATGCGCCTCATCCATGGCCGAGGTCAGGCCTTCCATCACCACATCGAAGGGGATGCCCCGGTCGGTGTGGGTCTGGGGGTCGAAGAAGATTTCGGCGTGGCGGATGTTGTCGGCAGCAGCGCGGGCGAAATAGGCGGCGGCCAGATCGTGGAAATCGCGCGCGGTGCGCAGCACGTCGGCCCCGGCGTAATAGATGTCGAGAAAGTCCTGCAGGCGGGTGAAGGAATAGGCGGCGCGCACCTCCTCCACGCTGGCATAGGGGATGGCGACATGGTTGCGCTGGGCCAGTTCGAACATCAGTTCAGGCTCCAGCGAGCCCTCGATATGCAGATGTAGCTCGGCCTTGGGGAGGGCGGCGATCAGGGCGGAGAGGGGCGTATCGGTCATCGGATCAGGCTTTCACGGCATCACGGTCATGGGCGAGTTGGCCTGCAATATAGGTGCGCGCGATAAAACGGTCATCCCCCAGAATTTGCATGGCAAACAGACGCTCGGCCAGAGGCAGCCCCGCGCAGCGGCGGGCGGCCAGCGGGGTGGCGGCGTGATCGAGCAGCAGGAAATCGGCCTCCTGTCCTTCCATCAGAGCGCCCACTTGCGTGCCCATGCCCAGCATGTTGGCGCCGCCTTGCGTGGCCAGATAGAGCGCGCGAAACGGGTCGAGCGGATTGCCCTGCAGCTGGCAGACCTTATAGGCCTCGCCCATGGTGGCCAGCATCGACAGGCTGGTGCCTGCGCCCACATCGGTGCCAAGGCCCAGCTTCACGTCATGTGCGTCCAACTTGGCCAGATCGAACAGGCCGGAACCGAGGAACAGGTTGGACGTGGGGCATAGCGCCACCCCCGCGCCGCTTTCATGCAACCGGCAGCATTCACGATCCGACAGATGGATACCATGGGCAAAGATGGACCGCGCGCCCACCAGCCCGAAGCGATCATAGACATCGAGATAGTCGCTGGCCTGAGGGAAATGGCCCAGCACAGCGGCGATCTCGTCGCGGTTTTCGGAGATATGGGTATGGAGCAGGGCTTCGGGATGGGCTTTGAGCAAATCGCCCGCCACCGCCAGTTGTGCATCTGAGGAGGTGAGGGCGAAGCGCGGCGTTACCGCATAGGTCAGGCGGTCTTTACAATGCCAGCGGGCGATCAGGGCCTCGCTTTCGGCGCGGGCGGTTTCGGGGGTATCGCGCAGGCCTTCCGGCCCCAGATCCATCAGCACCTTGCCTGAAGCGATGCGCATGTTGCGCTCCACCGCCGCCGCGAACAGCGCGTCGACCGAAGCTTCATGCACCGTGGCGAAGACCAGCGCGCTGGTCGTGCCATGGCGCAGCAATTCGTCGAGGAAGAAGGCGGATACATCGCGGGCATGGGCCGGATCGGCAAAGGCGCGCTCGGCGGGGAAGATATGCTGGTCCAGCCAGTCGAGCAGTTGCAGGCCGTGGGCGGCGATGCGTTCGGTCTGGGGGTAATGGATATGGGTGTCGATGAAGCCGGGGACCAGCAGCCGGGTGCGATGGTCTTCAATCTCCAGACCGGGGAAGCGGGGGGCCAGCGTGGCGTAATCGCCGCGCGCGATGACGATGCCGTTCTCCACCACCAGCAGGCCATCCGCCTCGTGGCGTAGCGCCTGAGCACCTGCCACACGCGGATCATGCGGCAGGCTGAGAAGTTCAGCCCGGAAACCCTTCAACACTTTGGATATCTCCAGTCTGGCTCAACTGCCGCGATAGGTCGAGAAGGCAAAGGGCGAGACCAGCAACGGCACATGGTAATGGCCCTCCTGACCCGCACCGAAATGGATCGGCACCACATCGAGGAAAGGCGGATCGGCCAGCGGTGTGCCTTGGGCGCGGAAATAATCACCCACATGGAAGGTCAGCACATAGGCGCCCGCTGACAGCACCGGGAAGGTGCGAAAGCGTCCATCGGCATCGGTGATGCCCTCGGCCAGCACGGCATCGCCTTGTGTCAGCACCACGCGGATGCCGGGGGCGGGGCGGCCGCTGACGGTATCGAGGACATGGGTGGACAGGCTGCTCATGCTGTTTCCTCGCTCTGCACCAATCGGGGCCACTGGCCGAGAAATTCCTCATCATCATAGGTGAGGAAGGCAGCCAGATTGCGGTCCTTGTCGTCGAGAAACAGCTGATCGGCAATGCCCGATGCCAGCTTGGGCAGCGCCTGCTCCAGCCCGGAGAGCGCGGAGGCCGACAGCCCCATGCTGAGCAAAGCGGCATAGTTGAAGGCGAACAGCCCATGGACCTGCGCGGCCTTCTCCGGCGCATTGGACAGGATTTCGAAGGATGGCCCGAGGTAGGGATGCGCCGCGATCAGATCGGCGATGGCGGGCGACACATCGCAGCCTTCGGGCACTGGAACGCGTTCGCCCCAGCGGGCGATGTCATCGGCCACAAGGCGCAGTTCGGGGCGCAGGGCATGGTCGCTGATCAGGCCGGTGGAGAGCACCACGAAATCAAACAGGTGCTCGCCATGGGGCGTGGTCACCTTGACCTGTGTGCCATCATTCACAGCTTCCGCCGAAAGCCACGGGCTACCCAGATGCAGATTGAAGCCGGGCAGGGCGGCGGCGCGCTCGAACGTGTCGTTGG
The Novosphingobium terrae DNA segment above includes these coding regions:
- the uraH gene encoding hydroxyisourate hydrolase — translated: MSSLSTHVLDTVSGRPAPGIRVVLTQGDAVLAEGITDADGRFRTFPVLSAGAYVLTFHVGDYFRAQGTPLADPPFLDVVPIHFGAGQEGHYHVPLLVSPFAFSTYRGS
- the guaD gene encoding guanine deaminase, producing MKGFRAELLSLPHDPRVAGAQALRHEADGLLVVENGIVIARGDYATLAPRFPGLEIEDHRTRLLVPGFIDTHIHYPQTERIAAHGLQLLDWLDQHIFPAERAFADPAHARDVSAFFLDELLRHGTTSALVFATVHEASVDALFAAAVERNMRIASGKVLMDLGPEGLRDTPETARAESEALIARWHCKDRLTYAVTPRFALTSSDAQLAVAGDLLKAHPEALLHTHISENRDEIAAVLGHFPQASDYLDVYDRFGLVGARSIFAHGIHLSDRECCRLHESGAGVALCPTSNLFLGSGLFDLAKLDAHDVKLGLGTDVGAGTSLSMLATMGEAYKVCQLQGNPLDPFRALYLATQGGANMLGMGTQVGALMEGQEADFLLLDHAATPLAARRCAGLPLAERLFAMQILGDDRFIARTYIAGQLAHDRDAVKA
- a CDS encoding adenosine deaminase, whose translation is MTDTPLSALIAALPKAELHLHIEGSLEPELMFELAQRNHVAIPYASVEEVRAAYSFTRLQDFLDIYYAGADVLRTARDFHDLAAAYFARAAADNIRHAEIFFDPQTHTDRGIPFDVVMEGLTSAMDEAHGRYGITSGLILCFLRHLSEEAALETLARAEPWIDRLLGVGLDSSEVGHPPAKFIRVFERAGKLGLKRVAHAGEEGPPAYVHEALDLLKVDRLDHGNRAMEDPALVSRLADEGMALTVCPLSNLKLCVVDDMAKHPIPAMLDAGLTATINSDDPAYFGGYINQNFYALDAAGVLTREALIQLVRNSFKGAFLSDAEKTKHLENIDTVIRDARFQAY